From the genome of Yoonia sp. R2331, one region includes:
- a CDS encoding transposase: MRKTTKGHSEKIVKDIKRATSKQYSSEEQILIVLDGLLGEDSITELCRREGISNGIYYKWSKDFMEAGKRRLAGDTSRAANADEVKNLRGEVRDLKEVVAEQTLKLRLLRKVYSTVGATRMRYVTSEKLKMVHLVEGSHLSARRRLA, from the coding sequence ATGAGAAAGACAACGAAAGGCCATAGCGAGAAGATCGTCAAAGACATCAAGCGCGCCACGAGTAAACAATATTCATCTGAAGAACAGATCCTGATCGTACTGGACGGCCTGCTTGGTGAAGACAGCATTACTGAGCTGTGTCGTCGAGAAGGCATCTCTAACGGCATTTACTACAAATGGTCCAAGGACTTCATGGAAGCTGGCAAGCGGCGTCTGGCAGGCGATACATCCCGCGCAGCGAACGCTGACGAAGTGAAAAATTTGCGTGGTGAAGTCCGCGATCTGAAGGAAGTAGTTGCAGAACAGACGCTGAAACTCCGTTTGCTCAGAAAAGTCTATTCGACGGTGGGGGCAACCCGAATGAGATATGTTACATCTGAGAAGCTGAAGATGGTCCATTTGGTCGAAGGATCGCATCTGTCGGCCCGCCGAAGACTGGCCTAG